From the genome of Reinekea thalattae:
TCAAAATTTTATCTGGTGTTTTTGAAGGCAAAACCACCGGAACGCCGATTGGTTTATTGATCGAAAATACCGATCAGCGCAGTAAAGATTACTCCAATATTCAAGATACCTATCGCCCAGCGCATGCTGACTATGGCTACGACCAAAAATATGGCTTCCGTGATTATCGTGGCGGTGGTCGCAGCTCGGCACGTGAAACGGCGATGCGAGTTGCCGCTGGTGCGATTGCAAAAAAATACCTTAAAGAAGAATTTGGCGTCGAAATATTTGGCTATTTGAGTCAATTAGGGCCGATTCCTTTGGCGTTTAAAGATAAGAGCCAGATAGAGCAGAACGCATTTTTCTGCGCCGACCCAGATAAGGTGCAGCAGTTAGACGAGTACATGACCAATCTGAGAAAGCAGCAAGATTCGGTTGGCGCGCAAGTCTCTGTAGTCGCAACCGGTGTGATTCCTGGTTGGGGTGAACCTATTTTTGATCGCCTTGATGCTGAAGTGGCGCATGCCATGATGAGTATTAATGCCGTTAAAGGTGTAGAGATCGGCGATGGTTTTGCCGTTGTTGAACAAAAGGGTACCGAGCATCGTGATGAGATGACCAGTGCTGGTTTTTTAACTAACCATGCCGGCGGCATTATTGGCGGTATCAGTACCGGCCAGGATATCTTGGTGAATATTGCGCTGAAGCCAACATCATCAATTACCACACCTGGCCGCAGTATTAATCGCCAAGCAGAAAATATTGACGTTGTGACTAAAGGGCGTCATGACCCCTGTGTCGGTATTCGCGCGGTTCCTATCGCTGAGGCGATGTTGGCGCTGGTATTGATGGATCACTGTATGCGTCATCGAGCGCAAAACCAAGGCGTACAGCCACCCATCAAGCCTATAGCAGGCCAAGCGCCACAGCAGGGTTAATCGGACATTGCCTGATAAATTCGGATTGAGCGAATCCACTCAATCCGGCTTTCTAATGCCTCGCAGCGTGATTTGATGCTGGTTAGTACGACGTCGCTGTCGTATTGCAGTTCAATTTCAATTTTATTTTTTGCGTAATGCAAGCCAAGCTGCTGATAACGGTCGATATCGCAAGCTTTCAGTAAGGCTTCAACTTCTTGGCGTTTAGGCTCGAGTCGAGTTTTTGACGGCAAGCTGTCGTTTTCAAAGTCGATGTGTAAAGTAACATCGGTCACTTCTGGGTGATTCTCTCGAATCGCCTGAACCGCAAAATCATTTATCTGATGAGCTTCAGAAATCGATATCTTCGGCAATACCTGAATATGAGCGTCGATAATGACATCAGAACCCATCAGCCGTGAGCGCAGTTGGTGAGCGTCTAAAATATCAGGTATGGATTCTAACGTTGCTGCATAAGAGGCAATTTTATCGGTTGGTACGCCTCGGTCTGTTAGGTCGAGTAGGGCGTTCCATGCCAGCTTGATGCCCATGTGGCCAATCACAATAGCCACTAAAATAGCTGAGATGTATTCCACTAGCGCAAAGCCAAATAATGAGCAGGCAATACCAATAAAGACGGCGACAGAAGACAGGCTATCGGTACGTGAATGCCAAGCGTTAGCCTCCAGTAAGCTGGAGCGACTGGCCTTGGCCCATCGGATGGTGTAGTGAAATAAGACTTCTTTGATAATGACAGAGACGCCTACGGTGATTAATGCCAGTAAGCTTGGCTCTAAGGTGTCGCCGTGAGCCAGTGCTGCAATGTTTTCAAAGCCAATGCTTAGCGCCGCGACAATTAAAGCAGTACCAATGATTGCCGTGCCAATAGTTTCGTATCGCGCGTGACCATAGGCGTGGTCGTCGTCAGGGCCTTTTTGTGAGAATTTAGACAGGATTAAGGCAAATATGTCGGTTGCAAGGTCCGATAAGCTGTGTAGCCCATCTGCGATTAAACCAGGAGAGCGTGCCATGACGCCAACAGATAGCTTCAGTGCAGAAAGAAGGGCATCGACCAGAGTACATACCCAATTGACACGATTAATAATCTTATAGCGTTGTTGACTGTTGAGCTCGTTCATAAGCGGCTAAACCTTGCTCTGACTACTGGACCCTGTACTGATTGCCTACTGGCGTTAACTATTCAGGAACATTTAAGTACTGATTAAAAATGGCGGCCTGAGTTCGATTAAAGATGCCAAGCTTACGGAAAATTTCTGAAACGTGTGTTTTGACGGTGGTTTCTTTAATGCTGAGCTCATAAGCAATCTGCTTATTGAGATAGCCGCGGCTGATCAGGCTTAAGACATTTTGTTGCTGAGGTGTCAGTGATGAAAGCTTGCTCATGGCCTCGATATCATCGTCGACATCGGCCTGATCAATAACGCCTTCTAGGGCAAAGTATTGCTCGCCTTTTAAAAGACTATTGAGCGCTTCAACGAGGCTATCCAGTTCCATTGATTTGATCAGATAGCCGTTGGCTCCGGCCGATTTCACTTTACGCATGGTTTGGCTGGATTCATTGGCGGTTACTACGGCAACTGCGATTTCTGGGTGCTTTTCTCTTAGCTCGATTAAACCCATTAGGCCAACGCTATCTGGCATTTTTAGGTCTAGCAGAATCAGGTCGAGATCGCCTTGATCCGCAGCTTCAAGAGTACCTGCCATCGTTTGGGCTTCAGAGATTTGAATCTTGTAGTCGGTCTTAGATAGGGCTTCTGATAAGGCTTGTCGGAAAAGAGGGTGATCATCGGCTACTAAAATATTAATTTGATTAGAAAATACACTTGAGTTCATAAAGATTGCAGCCTGAATTAATCAATTGTGAATTGCAGTTTGTTGCCTCTGCAATGTGGCTATAAGCCATTGTTTTATGGTTAGATTTTATATTTAAACAAAAATGCCTAATGAATGATAGCGTCTTTGTCCACCCACCTTTTAGGTGATTTGTTTTTTGCTGAGCATAGCCCGCTAGAGGCGCATGGTATAAGGCTTTACAAGGCGAGGGGAAGTTTTACTTTGCGTTGCACCGGTTTGTTTAGAATCGGTGTTTTTATAGGTGGTTGTCAGAACTTGAGGTGATGCAGTTTAAGAGAGAGCTGGGATCGTTAAATTATCTCGGCACTGAGCTTGGATTTTAATTCGCCATTTTCTTTTTCCAGCTTACTGGTCATTTTTAACAGGCTTTCCGTGTCACTCATGTATTGGCGTAGTAGTAATTGCATTTCTTCGACACTTTCATTCGGGAAGCTGGTCGAGTCGTCGCTGTGCATGCTGTCAGCGCCAGCCTGATTGGCATTTTCTAGCTGATCGGCAAGGCTGTTGACTTCCGATTCTAACTGTTCGATAAGTGTCTCAGATTCGGCTAAGAAGCCTTCTAGACGGCTAATCTGCTCCTGATGTTGCTGTACCAGCTCGTCACTGTTGCCGTCACCGCGCTGAATTTCCGCAATGATGTCTTTGAGTTTGCCGAGGCCGTCTTTTTGTCCTTCTTGGGTTGAGTTTAGGCTGCTAATCTTGTCGCTAGCGTTACTGGCATTGCTGCTTGCTAAATCGGATTCCAGTCGGCTGATATCGGCGAGCGATTTGGCCAGTTCGGATTCTAAAATAGCCACGCATTGTTCGCTTTCGCGAATGATCTGTTCCAGAGAGGCGAGCTGCTGCTCTTGGTCTTTAATAACGGCGTCAAGGTCTTCACCGGATTTGAGCTTTTCTATATTTTCCTTCATTGAACCGAGTGCTTCAGCTTGAGCGGCCTGCTGTGCTTGTAGTGGTGCGAGCATGCCGCTGGTATCGATCTCCTGGCCACTATTCGCTGCTGGTGAACTGTTGTTTGCGCTGAGTTGAACTTCGAGTAGCTCGGTGGTGGCGTTAAGGCCTTCGATCTGTTGCTCTAAATAGCTGATTTGCTTTTCTAGTAGCGCGATATATTCATCTTGTGAATCGCCTGCGTTGGCCTGTTGTAGCTCCAATTTTAGATTATTGATGGTGTCATTCAGGTCATTGTTCTTATATTTCAGCTCATACAGACGTTCATCGTAACTGTCGGTAAAGGCCGCATCCATTGATGAGCCATCTTGCGTTGCCTCTGGAGGGGTAAGTTTGGCGAGTTCGCCTTCAAGTTGGCGAATTCGAATCATCGCCTCATTGAGTTTGGCTTCAGACTCGCCTAAGTCTTTTTCCAGTTGTCCGGTATAGCGCTCACCTTCAGCGTTGGTTTTCTGGTTTTCAGTGGCCTGTTCAAATGCTGCAACTTGGCTATGCATGCGGCCAATGGCCTCGGAGGCAAATTCTTGCCACATGTTATCGCTGATGTTACCGGCGAGTAATTCTTGCTCAAGCTCCAGTAAGCGAATGCGCAGCCATTGCTCTGGTTGATTAAGCTCGATAGCGTTAGTTAAATCGTGTGGGTAGGCTTGTTTATGTTTTTCTAACTGACGAGCGATTTCACCTTTTGGCGGCGGTCTACTGTCGTTAGAAAAGATATCACCAGTTGAATCGGGTAGTGGGCCTCGATTTTGCGCCCGCTCAAGAGCCGCTAGGTTCTGTTTTTCTTGTTGTCGTCGCAGTTTTTCATAACGCATTTCTTGCAGTAGGGCAGTTAATACTTTGCGCAGCCTGCTTTTATGAAATAAAAAGATATTAATAATGATATAGACAACAAAGATCTCGCCAGTAATGAAGAGCGTGAGCGGATCAATATACATAGTTTAGACCTGTTCAACCCAGCCGCGATTGGCGTAATTCGTTTGTTGGCCTTTTGCTGAATAGGTATCTGTTTGCCGGCCTAAATTATGCACAATCTGCTGCTTTATCTGATTTCTACGAATAAGTTCATTCAGTATAGCTTGGTTTGTTTTGTTTAGGGCTTGGTTCTTGATGAGTTGGTTTTTTAACTGGGTCCAGTCTTCAAGGATGGCATCTGCCGTCGGTACGCCAAGACGGTAGAGGTAGGCTCTGAGAGCGCTGTAGCTGGGCTCAATCTTGCTGGCTTCACAAAAACCAAGAATGGTGGTTTGCATACCAGCAAGCTGATTAATTAATAGCTCTTTTTGAGGGAGTAGAGCATTGATCTCTTCTCTATCTTTCGACGTCAGTTGTTTCTTCTCGTTGAAGAGTAGCTCCCCAAACTCACGTGCAATTAAGAGTGTTTCCTTTAGTACTTCCTGCAATTGGGTAAAATTTTGAGTAACCATAACCACTGCCTTTTTGGTGAGCTGCGCGGAGCACCTCGGCAGTGAATGTTAGCGGTTAAAGCTCATTCTCGAACTGACGAAATGCCGACGCGAGCTTGTCATAATTAATTTCATACTCGCCGTTCGTAATAGCATTTCGAATGTTGTCGACCTTTTCTTGGTTAACATCTGGCAGGCTTTGGATGCTGCTTTCAAGCGATTCCATCACGCGGCCACGATCCGAAAGTTCTACTACGTCACCAGAACTAGCAGGATTTGTGCCATTGCCGCTTTTTGCCGTCAGCTCAGCTTCTGGAGCGCTTTGCTTTGCTGTTTTGTTAGCACCAACTTGAGTGGTGTTCGTGCTATTGATATTAATTGCCATTGTGGATGATTCCTTTATGCAGAATAAACGTACCTAAGGTGTATATCGGCAGTTTGTTAGTTTACTTTAACTTTTTTTTAAAAGCTTCTGTTTTCCGCTACAGCCCTTAAATATAGGGGGCTTTAATTAAAATCTTTTTGAGTGCTGACAACGCCTTTTTTCACCACCCAAGCTTTTAAGCGTGTATTCGACTTGACGTTTTTGACCAGAATTTGGTCGCCATAGGAACCGTCTCTTAAGGCTTCTCCTGTCGAGGTGACGCGTAAACCGCCACTGCCAG
Proteins encoded in this window:
- the flgN gene encoding flagellar export chaperone FlgN, with translation MVTQNFTQLQEVLKETLLIAREFGELLFNEKKQLTSKDREEINALLPQKELLINQLAGMQTTILGFCEASKIEPSYSALRAYLYRLGVPTADAILEDWTQLKNQLIKNQALNKTNQAILNELIRRNQIKQQIVHNLGRQTDTYSAKGQQTNYANRGWVEQV
- a CDS encoding cation diffusion facilitator family transporter — protein: MNELNSQQRYKIINRVNWVCTLVDALLSALKLSVGVMARSPGLIADGLHSLSDLATDIFALILSKFSQKGPDDDHAYGHARYETIGTAIIGTALIVAALSIGFENIAALAHGDTLEPSLLALITVGVSVIIKEVLFHYTIRWAKASRSSLLEANAWHSRTDSLSSVAVFIGIACSLFGFALVEYISAILVAIVIGHMGIKLAWNALLDLTDRGVPTDKIASYAATLESIPDILDAHQLRSRLMGSDVIIDAHIQVLPKISISEAHQINDFAVQAIRENHPEVTDVTLHIDFENDSLPSKTRLEPKRQEVEALLKACDIDRYQQLGLHYAKNKIEIELQYDSDVVLTSIKSRCEALESRIEWIRSIRIYQAMSD
- a CDS encoding response regulator, with the translated sequence MNSSVFSNQINILVADDHPLFRQALSEALSKTDYKIQISEAQTMAGTLEAADQGDLDLILLDLKMPDSVGLMGLIELREKHPEIAVAVVTANESSQTMRKVKSAGANGYLIKSMELDSLVEALNSLLKGEQYFALEGVIDQADVDDDIEAMSKLSSLTPQQQNVLSLISRGYLNKQIAYELSIKETTVKTHVSEIFRKLGIFNRTQAAIFNQYLNVPE
- the aroC gene encoding chorismate synthase, producing MSGNTYGRLFTLTTFGESHGIALGAVVDGCPPGLSLTEADLQQDLDRRKPGTSKHTTQRKEPDAIKILSGVFEGKTTGTPIGLLIENTDQRSKDYSNIQDTYRPAHADYGYDQKYGFRDYRGGGRSSARETAMRVAAGAIAKKYLKEEFGVEIFGYLSQLGPIPLAFKDKSQIEQNAFFCADPDKVQQLDEYMTNLRKQQDSVGAQVSVVATGVIPGWGEPIFDRLDAEVAHAMMSINAVKGVEIGDGFAVVEQKGTEHRDEMTSAGFLTNHAGGIIGGISTGQDILVNIALKPTSSITTPGRSINRQAENIDVVTKGRHDPCVGIRAVPIAEAMLALVLMDHCMRHRAQNQGVQPPIKPIAGQAPQQG
- the flgM gene encoding flagellar biosynthesis anti-sigma factor FlgM, with the protein product MAININSTNTTQVGANKTAKQSAPEAELTAKSGNGTNPASSGDVVELSDRGRVMESLESSIQSLPDVNQEKVDNIRNAITNGEYEINYDKLASAFRQFENEL